The following are encoded together in the Ovis canadensis isolate MfBH-ARS-UI-01 breed Bighorn chromosome 2, ARS-UI_OviCan_v2, whole genome shotgun sequence genome:
- the LOC138434200 gene encoding small ribosomal subunit protein eS27-like — MPLEKDLLHPSPEEEKRKHKKKRLVQSPNSYFMDVKCPGCYKITTVFSHAQTVVVLCVGCSTVLCQPTGGKARLTEGCSFRRKQH, encoded by the coding sequence ATGCCTCTCGAAAAGGATCTTCTTCATCCCTCTccagaagaggagaagaggaaacacAAGAAGAAGCGCCTGGTGCAGAGCCCCAATTCCTATTTCATGGATGTAAAATGCCCAGGATGCTATAAAATCACCACCGTCTTCAGCCATGCACAAACAGTAGTAGTTTTGTGTGTTGGCTGCTCtactgtcctctgccagcctacaggaGGAAAAGCGAGGCTTACAGAAGGATGCTCTTTCAGACGGAAGCAGCACTAA
- the CATIP gene encoding ciliogenesis-associated TTC17-interacting protein → MSSKVQSKGSKAKDHQPSTQENLPPPEANAEAIHFLNSLRQEELLLLFFSETLVMVSDTGEPQGELTIEVQGGKYKDQSGVITYFPFVHASSRGFVDKTLCGSSLLAYLSWKLEVVEQQSQEFIKFHILPMEQKTSLLKQDDQLAMTRMVKEGEEVKTEVTFFPRPSIEGFVSQAANLVLLRVMAWRHTVPSNARFLALDTEGKLCYSTYQALGSQTIQVGHQQVEVFIVEQTVHSEQGIPVSCQFYLLSDGHLAKRIQVGSPGCCMITKVPVLREEDDIEPRPAFKKKPLVWEEDLELYSRFLDRKEELRISHNSYLRQHPEAQALISDFLLFLLLRQPVDVVTFAAEYFGPFAKRRPPTPALRSSNRPSPFRELEPERSEA, encoded by the exons ATGTCCTCTAAAGTTCAATCCAAAG gcTCCAAAGCCAAGGACCACCAACCCTCAACCCAGGAGAATCTGCCACCCCCAGAGGCCAACGCTGAGGCCATTCACTTCCTCAACTCCCTCC GGcaggaggagctgctgctgctgttcttcTCAGAGACTCTGGTCATGGTCTCGGACACAGGGGAGCCTCAGGGAGAGCTGACCATTGAGGTGCAGGGAGGGAAATACAAAGACCAATCTGGTGTCATTACGTACTTCCCCTTCGTGCATGCCTCCAGCCGAGGCTTCGTGGACAAAACACTCTGCGGAAGCTCCCTTCTGG CCTATCTCTCGTGGAAACTGGAGGTTGTGGAACAACAGAGTCAGGAGTTCATCAAG TTCCACATTCTCCCCATGGAACAGAAGACGAGTTTGCTGAAGCAGGATGATCAGCTGGCCATGACCAGAATGGTCAAGGAGGGTGAG GAAGTGAAGACCGAAGTGACTTTCTTCCCCAGGCCCTCCATTGAGGGCTTCGTCTCCCAGGCCGCTAACCTGGTGTTGCTGAGGGTGATGGCCTGGCGTCACACGGTGCCCAGCAATGCTCGTTTCCTGGCCTTGGACACTGAAGGCAAACTCTGCTATTCTACCTAC CAAGCCCTGGGCTCCCAGACAATCCAGGTGGGCCATCAGCAGGTGGAAGTGTTCATTGTGGAGCAGACGGTACACTCAGAACAAGGCATCCCCGTGTCCTGCCAGTTTTACCTGCTCTCTGATGG GCACCTGGCCAAGAGGATCCAGGTGGGCTCCCCCGGGTGCTGCATGATCACCAAGGTGCCCGTATTGAGGGAAGAGG ATGATATTGAGCCTCGCCCTGCATTTAAGAAGAAGCCCCTGGTGTGGGAGGAGGACCTGGAGCTCTACTCGCGGTTCCTGGACCGCAAG GAGGAGCTCCGTATCAGCCACAACAGCTATCTACGGCAGCACCCCGAGGCCCAGGCTCTCATCTCCGACTTCCTGCTCTTCCTGCTGCTGCGCCAGCCGGTCGACGTGGTCACCTTCGCCGCCGAGTACTTCGGCCCCTTTGCCAAGAGACGCCCGCCCACCCCAGCCTTGCGCTCCTCCAACCGGCCCAGCCCTTTCCGCGAGCTGGAGCCGGAGCGCAGCGAGGCCTAG